Proteins encoded in a region of the Anguilla anguilla isolate fAngAng1 chromosome 10, fAngAng1.pri, whole genome shotgun sequence genome:
- the cdc14b gene encoding dual specificity protein phosphatase CDC14B isoform X2: MEDNRLHNAIEFIKDQLYFAVLQQKVKSTPERHYFCIDEELSYENFYADFGPLNLAMFYRFCCKLTKKLKSFTLAKKKIIFYTCGDQKKQANAAYLIGSYAVMHLQKSPEEAYSLLVSRNATYLPFRDASFGTCMYNLNILDCLRAISKALQFGWLDFSKFDVEEYEHYERAENGDFNWIIPVKFLAFSGPHPKSKIENGYPLHAPEAYFPYFRKHGVSTVVRLNKKMYDSRRFTDTGFEHHDLFFVDGSTPTDAIVNRFMNICENAEGAVAVHCKAGLGRTGTLIACYMMKHYRLTAAEAIAWIRICRPGSIIGPQQNYVEEKQAGLWAEGDRYREKMEQENCLNKMAVTRILSGVDDISINGSNKNRTSGRQEAEHYNDEDERNGVTQGDKLRALKSKRQARSSTGSLTLEENKIHTRSSSQSLRIILRGCQAKSASLPKSADGRKRTRSSLGNTDLDSRLLSTRLARSLGNLNVVASDQDWWEHGGARAGCRAVDNMAAQTGNLNAINANHQLQLRPLEADPDSPSHGLLSGQGLSLSHSTPCGAGKENSMLFAVDSLCPTMSLHS; this comes from the exons ATGGAGGACAATCGGCTGCACAACGCTATTGAATTCATCAAAG ATCAACTCTATTTTGCCGTTCTCCAGCAGAAAGTGAAAAGCACACCAGAAAGGCATTACTTTTGTATCGACGAGGAACTCTCATATGAAAA TTTCTATGCAGACTTCGGTCCGCTCAACCTGGCGATGTTTTACCGCTTCTGCTGCAAGCTCACCAAGAAATTGAAG TCTTTCACccttgcaaagaaaaaaataatattctacACTTGCGGTGACCAGAAGAAGCAGGCAAATGCAGCATATCTGATTGGCTCCTATGCT GTGATGCACCTGCAGAAGTCTCCTGAGGAGGCGTACAGCCTGCTGGTGTCCCGAAATGCCACTTACCTGCCGTTCAG agATGCTTCGTTTGGAACTTGCATGTACAACCTCAACATCCTGGACTGTTTACGAGCCATCAGTAAG GCCTTGCAGTTCGGGTGGCTCGATTTCTCCAAATTCGATGTTGAGGAGTATGAACATTACGag AGGGCAGAGAATGGAGACTTTAACTGGATCATTCCGGTGAAGTTTTTGGCCTTCAGTGGCCCTCATCCCAAGAGCAAAATTGAGAACG GATACCCTCTCCACGCCCCCGAGGCCTACTTCCCCTACTTCAGGAAGCACGGCGTCAGCACCGTCGTGCGGCTCAACAAGAAGATGTACGACTCGCGGCGGTTCACCGACACCGGGTTCGAGCACCACGACCTGTTCTTCGTGGACGGCAGCACGCCCACCGACGCCATCGTCAACCGCTTCATGAACATCTGCGAGAACGCGGAGGGGGCCGTCGCGGTGCACTGCAAGG CCGGCCTGGGCCGGACGGGCACGCTGATTGCCTGCTACATGATGAAGCACTACCGGCTGACCGCCGCCGAGGCCATCGCCTGGATCCGAATCTGCAGGCCCGGCTCCATCATCGGGCCCCAGCAGAACTACGTGGAGGA AAAACAAGCCGGCCTTTGGGCAGAAGGGGATCGCTATCGCGAGAAGATGGAGCAGGAGAACTGCCTGAACAAGATGGCCGTCACCAGGATCCTGTCCGGGGTGGACGACATCTCCATCAACGGGAGCAACAAGAACCGGACATCGGGGAGGCAGGAGGCTGAACAC TATAACGATGAGGACGAGAGGAACGGGGTGACGCAGGGGGATAAGCTTCGGGCCCTGAAGAGCAAGAGGCAGGCGCGGTCCTCCACCGGCTCCCTCAC ATTGGAAGAGAATAAAATTCATACCAGGTCTTCATCGCAGTCGCTACG GATCATCCTGCGGGGCTGCCAGGCGAAGTCGGCCAGCCTGCCCAAAAGCGCGGACGGGCGCAAGAGGACGCGATCGTCCCTGGGGAACACCGACCTGGACAG CCGGTTGTTAAGCACGAGGCTGGCCCGGTCTCTAGGCAACCTGAACGTAGTGGCTAGCGACCAGGACTGGTGGGAGCACGGAGGGGCGCGGGCTGGCTGTAGGGCCGTAGACAACATGGCCGCCCAGACCGGCAACCTAAACGCCATTAATGCCAACCACCAGCTGCAGCTCCGCCCCTTGGAGGCGGACCCAGATTCCCCCTCACACGGCCTGCTTAGTGGGCAGGGCCTGAGTCTGTCTCATTCA ACACCATGTGGTGCGGGGAAGGAAAACTCGATGCTCTTTGCAGTCGATTCGCTTTGCCCGACTATG TCACTCCATTCCTAA
- the cdc14b gene encoding dual specificity protein phosphatase CDC14B isoform X3, whose translation MKRKTERRRPEARKKRCAAKREEAEPRSDIYIGITDQLYFAVLQQKVKSTPERHYFCIDEELSYENFYADFGPLNLAMFYRFCCKLTKKLKSFTLAKKKIIFYTCGDQKKQANAAYLIGSYAVMHLQKSPEEAYSLLVSRNATYLPFRDASFGTCMYNLNILDCLRAISKALQFGWLDFSKFDVEEYEHYERAENGDFNWIIPVKFLAFSGPHPKSKIENGYPLHAPEAYFPYFRKHGVSTVVRLNKKMYDSRRFTDTGFEHHDLFFVDGSTPTDAIVNRFMNICENAEGAVAVHCKAGLGRTGTLIACYMMKHYRLTAAEAIAWIRICRPGSIIGPQQNYVEEKQAGLWAEGDRYREKMEQENCLNKMAVTRILSGVDDISINGSNKNRTSGRQEAEHYNDEDERNGVTQGDKLRALKSKRQARSSTGSLTLEENKIHTRSSSQSLRIILRGCQAKSASLPKSADGRKRTRSSLGNTDLDSRLLSTRLARSLGNLNVVASDQDWWEHGGARAGCRAVDNMAAQTGNLNAINANHQLQLRPLEADPDSPSHGLLSGQGLSLSHSSLHS comes from the exons ATCAACTCTATTTTGCCGTTCTCCAGCAGAAAGTGAAAAGCACACCAGAAAGGCATTACTTTTGTATCGACGAGGAACTCTCATATGAAAA TTTCTATGCAGACTTCGGTCCGCTCAACCTGGCGATGTTTTACCGCTTCTGCTGCAAGCTCACCAAGAAATTGAAG TCTTTCACccttgcaaagaaaaaaataatattctacACTTGCGGTGACCAGAAGAAGCAGGCAAATGCAGCATATCTGATTGGCTCCTATGCT GTGATGCACCTGCAGAAGTCTCCTGAGGAGGCGTACAGCCTGCTGGTGTCCCGAAATGCCACTTACCTGCCGTTCAG agATGCTTCGTTTGGAACTTGCATGTACAACCTCAACATCCTGGACTGTTTACGAGCCATCAGTAAG GCCTTGCAGTTCGGGTGGCTCGATTTCTCCAAATTCGATGTTGAGGAGTATGAACATTACGag AGGGCAGAGAATGGAGACTTTAACTGGATCATTCCGGTGAAGTTTTTGGCCTTCAGTGGCCCTCATCCCAAGAGCAAAATTGAGAACG GATACCCTCTCCACGCCCCCGAGGCCTACTTCCCCTACTTCAGGAAGCACGGCGTCAGCACCGTCGTGCGGCTCAACAAGAAGATGTACGACTCGCGGCGGTTCACCGACACCGGGTTCGAGCACCACGACCTGTTCTTCGTGGACGGCAGCACGCCCACCGACGCCATCGTCAACCGCTTCATGAACATCTGCGAGAACGCGGAGGGGGCCGTCGCGGTGCACTGCAAGG CCGGCCTGGGCCGGACGGGCACGCTGATTGCCTGCTACATGATGAAGCACTACCGGCTGACCGCCGCCGAGGCCATCGCCTGGATCCGAATCTGCAGGCCCGGCTCCATCATCGGGCCCCAGCAGAACTACGTGGAGGA AAAACAAGCCGGCCTTTGGGCAGAAGGGGATCGCTATCGCGAGAAGATGGAGCAGGAGAACTGCCTGAACAAGATGGCCGTCACCAGGATCCTGTCCGGGGTGGACGACATCTCCATCAACGGGAGCAACAAGAACCGGACATCGGGGAGGCAGGAGGCTGAACAC TATAACGATGAGGACGAGAGGAACGGGGTGACGCAGGGGGATAAGCTTCGGGCCCTGAAGAGCAAGAGGCAGGCGCGGTCCTCCACCGGCTCCCTCAC ATTGGAAGAGAATAAAATTCATACCAGGTCTTCATCGCAGTCGCTACG GATCATCCTGCGGGGCTGCCAGGCGAAGTCGGCCAGCCTGCCCAAAAGCGCGGACGGGCGCAAGAGGACGCGATCGTCCCTGGGGAACACCGACCTGGACAG CCGGTTGTTAAGCACGAGGCTGGCCCGGTCTCTAGGCAACCTGAACGTAGTGGCTAGCGACCAGGACTGGTGGGAGCACGGAGGGGCGCGGGCTGGCTGTAGGGCCGTAGACAACATGGCCGCCCAGACCGGCAACCTAAACGCCATTAATGCCAACCACCAGCTGCAGCTCCGCCCCTTGGAGGCGGACCCAGATTCCCCCTCACACGGCCTGCTTAGTGGGCAGGGCCTGAGTCTGTCTCATTCA TCACTCCATTCCTAA
- the cdc14b gene encoding dual specificity protein phosphatase CDC14B isoform X1 translates to MKRKTERRRPEARKKRCAAKREEAEPRSDIYIGITDQLYFAVLQQKVKSTPERHYFCIDEELSYENFYADFGPLNLAMFYRFCCKLTKKLKSFTLAKKKIIFYTCGDQKKQANAAYLIGSYAVMHLQKSPEEAYSLLVSRNATYLPFRDASFGTCMYNLNILDCLRAISKALQFGWLDFSKFDVEEYEHYERAENGDFNWIIPVKFLAFSGPHPKSKIENGYPLHAPEAYFPYFRKHGVSTVVRLNKKMYDSRRFTDTGFEHHDLFFVDGSTPTDAIVNRFMNICENAEGAVAVHCKAGLGRTGTLIACYMMKHYRLTAAEAIAWIRICRPGSIIGPQQNYVEEKQAGLWAEGDRYREKMEQENCLNKMAVTRILSGVDDISINGSNKNRTSGRQEAEHYNDEDERNGVTQGDKLRALKSKRQARSSTGSLTLEENKIHTRSSSQSLRIILRGCQAKSASLPKSADGRKRTRSSLGNTDLDSRLLSTRLARSLGNLNVVASDQDWWEHGGARAGCRAVDNMAAQTGNLNAINANHQLQLRPLEADPDSPSHGLLSGQGLSLSHSTPCGAGKENSMLFAVDSLCPTMSLHS, encoded by the exons ATCAACTCTATTTTGCCGTTCTCCAGCAGAAAGTGAAAAGCACACCAGAAAGGCATTACTTTTGTATCGACGAGGAACTCTCATATGAAAA TTTCTATGCAGACTTCGGTCCGCTCAACCTGGCGATGTTTTACCGCTTCTGCTGCAAGCTCACCAAGAAATTGAAG TCTTTCACccttgcaaagaaaaaaataatattctacACTTGCGGTGACCAGAAGAAGCAGGCAAATGCAGCATATCTGATTGGCTCCTATGCT GTGATGCACCTGCAGAAGTCTCCTGAGGAGGCGTACAGCCTGCTGGTGTCCCGAAATGCCACTTACCTGCCGTTCAG agATGCTTCGTTTGGAACTTGCATGTACAACCTCAACATCCTGGACTGTTTACGAGCCATCAGTAAG GCCTTGCAGTTCGGGTGGCTCGATTTCTCCAAATTCGATGTTGAGGAGTATGAACATTACGag AGGGCAGAGAATGGAGACTTTAACTGGATCATTCCGGTGAAGTTTTTGGCCTTCAGTGGCCCTCATCCCAAGAGCAAAATTGAGAACG GATACCCTCTCCACGCCCCCGAGGCCTACTTCCCCTACTTCAGGAAGCACGGCGTCAGCACCGTCGTGCGGCTCAACAAGAAGATGTACGACTCGCGGCGGTTCACCGACACCGGGTTCGAGCACCACGACCTGTTCTTCGTGGACGGCAGCACGCCCACCGACGCCATCGTCAACCGCTTCATGAACATCTGCGAGAACGCGGAGGGGGCCGTCGCGGTGCACTGCAAGG CCGGCCTGGGCCGGACGGGCACGCTGATTGCCTGCTACATGATGAAGCACTACCGGCTGACCGCCGCCGAGGCCATCGCCTGGATCCGAATCTGCAGGCCCGGCTCCATCATCGGGCCCCAGCAGAACTACGTGGAGGA AAAACAAGCCGGCCTTTGGGCAGAAGGGGATCGCTATCGCGAGAAGATGGAGCAGGAGAACTGCCTGAACAAGATGGCCGTCACCAGGATCCTGTCCGGGGTGGACGACATCTCCATCAACGGGAGCAACAAGAACCGGACATCGGGGAGGCAGGAGGCTGAACAC TATAACGATGAGGACGAGAGGAACGGGGTGACGCAGGGGGATAAGCTTCGGGCCCTGAAGAGCAAGAGGCAGGCGCGGTCCTCCACCGGCTCCCTCAC ATTGGAAGAGAATAAAATTCATACCAGGTCTTCATCGCAGTCGCTACG GATCATCCTGCGGGGCTGCCAGGCGAAGTCGGCCAGCCTGCCCAAAAGCGCGGACGGGCGCAAGAGGACGCGATCGTCCCTGGGGAACACCGACCTGGACAG CCGGTTGTTAAGCACGAGGCTGGCCCGGTCTCTAGGCAACCTGAACGTAGTGGCTAGCGACCAGGACTGGTGGGAGCACGGAGGGGCGCGGGCTGGCTGTAGGGCCGTAGACAACATGGCCGCCCAGACCGGCAACCTAAACGCCATTAATGCCAACCACCAGCTGCAGCTCCGCCCCTTGGAGGCGGACCCAGATTCCCCCTCACACGGCCTGCTTAGTGGGCAGGGCCTGAGTCTGTCTCATTCA ACACCATGTGGTGCGGGGAAGGAAAACTCGATGCTCTTTGCAGTCGATTCGCTTTGCCCGACTATG TCACTCCATTCCTAA
- the cdc14b gene encoding dual specificity protein phosphatase CDC14B isoform X6 gives MKRKTERRRPEARKKRCAAKREEAEPRSDIYIGITDQLYFAVLQQKVKSTPERHYFCIDEELSYENFYADFGPLNLAMFYRFCCKLTKKLKSFTLAKKKIIFYTCGDQKKQANAAYLIGSYAVMHLQKSPEEAYSLLVSRNATYLPFRDASFGTCMYNLNILDCLRAISKALQFGWLDFSKFDVEEYEHYERAENGDFNWIIPVKFLAFSGPHPKSKIENGYPLHAPEAYFPYFRKHGVSTVVRLNKKMYDSRRFTDTGFEHHDLFFVDGSTPTDAIVNRFMNICENAEGAVAVHCKAGLGRTGTLIACYMMKHYRLTAAEAIAWIRICRPGSIIGPQQNYVEEKQAGLWAEGDRYREKMEQENCLNKMAVTRILSGVDDISINGSNKNRTSGRQEAEHYNDEDERNGVTQGDKLRALKSKRQARSSTGSLTLEENKIHTRSSSQSLRIILRGCQAKSASLPKSADGRKRTRSSLGNTDLDSHSIPKARVPLLR, from the exons ATCAACTCTATTTTGCCGTTCTCCAGCAGAAAGTGAAAAGCACACCAGAAAGGCATTACTTTTGTATCGACGAGGAACTCTCATATGAAAA TTTCTATGCAGACTTCGGTCCGCTCAACCTGGCGATGTTTTACCGCTTCTGCTGCAAGCTCACCAAGAAATTGAAG TCTTTCACccttgcaaagaaaaaaataatattctacACTTGCGGTGACCAGAAGAAGCAGGCAAATGCAGCATATCTGATTGGCTCCTATGCT GTGATGCACCTGCAGAAGTCTCCTGAGGAGGCGTACAGCCTGCTGGTGTCCCGAAATGCCACTTACCTGCCGTTCAG agATGCTTCGTTTGGAACTTGCATGTACAACCTCAACATCCTGGACTGTTTACGAGCCATCAGTAAG GCCTTGCAGTTCGGGTGGCTCGATTTCTCCAAATTCGATGTTGAGGAGTATGAACATTACGag AGGGCAGAGAATGGAGACTTTAACTGGATCATTCCGGTGAAGTTTTTGGCCTTCAGTGGCCCTCATCCCAAGAGCAAAATTGAGAACG GATACCCTCTCCACGCCCCCGAGGCCTACTTCCCCTACTTCAGGAAGCACGGCGTCAGCACCGTCGTGCGGCTCAACAAGAAGATGTACGACTCGCGGCGGTTCACCGACACCGGGTTCGAGCACCACGACCTGTTCTTCGTGGACGGCAGCACGCCCACCGACGCCATCGTCAACCGCTTCATGAACATCTGCGAGAACGCGGAGGGGGCCGTCGCGGTGCACTGCAAGG CCGGCCTGGGCCGGACGGGCACGCTGATTGCCTGCTACATGATGAAGCACTACCGGCTGACCGCCGCCGAGGCCATCGCCTGGATCCGAATCTGCAGGCCCGGCTCCATCATCGGGCCCCAGCAGAACTACGTGGAGGA AAAACAAGCCGGCCTTTGGGCAGAAGGGGATCGCTATCGCGAGAAGATGGAGCAGGAGAACTGCCTGAACAAGATGGCCGTCACCAGGATCCTGTCCGGGGTGGACGACATCTCCATCAACGGGAGCAACAAGAACCGGACATCGGGGAGGCAGGAGGCTGAACAC TATAACGATGAGGACGAGAGGAACGGGGTGACGCAGGGGGATAAGCTTCGGGCCCTGAAGAGCAAGAGGCAGGCGCGGTCCTCCACCGGCTCCCTCAC ATTGGAAGAGAATAAAATTCATACCAGGTCTTCATCGCAGTCGCTACG GATCATCCTGCGGGGCTGCCAGGCGAAGTCGGCCAGCCTGCCCAAAAGCGCGGACGGGCGCAAGAGGACGCGATCGTCCCTGGGGAACACCGACCTGGACAG TCACTCCATTCCTAAAGCCAGAGTGCCCCTTCTCCGGTGA
- the cdc14b gene encoding dual specificity protein phosphatase CDC14B isoform X4 — translation MKRKTERRRPEARKKRCAAKREEAEPRSDIYIGITDQLYFAVLQQKVKSTPERHYFCIDEELSYENFYADFGPLNLAMFYRFCCKLTKKLKSFTLAKKKIIFYTCGDQKKQANAAYLIGSYAVMHLQKSPEEAYSLLVSRNATYLPFRDASFGTCMYNLNILDCLRAISKALQFGWLDFSKFDVEEYEHYERAENGDFNWIIPVKFLAFSGPHPKSKIENGYPLHAPEAYFPYFRKHGVSTVVRLNKKMYDSRRFTDTGFEHHDLFFVDGSTPTDAIVNRFMNICENAEGAVAVHCKAGLGRTGTLIACYMMKHYRLTAAEAIAWIRICRPGSIIGPQQNYVEEKQAGLWAEGDRYREKMEQENCLNKMAVTRILSGVDDISINGSNKNRTSGRQEAEHYNDEDERNGVTQGDKLRALKSKRQARSSTGSLTLEENKIHTRSSSQSLRIILRGCQAKSASLPKSADGRKRTRSSLGNTDLDSRHHVVRGRKTRCSLQSIRFARLCHSIPKARVPLLR, via the exons ATCAACTCTATTTTGCCGTTCTCCAGCAGAAAGTGAAAAGCACACCAGAAAGGCATTACTTTTGTATCGACGAGGAACTCTCATATGAAAA TTTCTATGCAGACTTCGGTCCGCTCAACCTGGCGATGTTTTACCGCTTCTGCTGCAAGCTCACCAAGAAATTGAAG TCTTTCACccttgcaaagaaaaaaataatattctacACTTGCGGTGACCAGAAGAAGCAGGCAAATGCAGCATATCTGATTGGCTCCTATGCT GTGATGCACCTGCAGAAGTCTCCTGAGGAGGCGTACAGCCTGCTGGTGTCCCGAAATGCCACTTACCTGCCGTTCAG agATGCTTCGTTTGGAACTTGCATGTACAACCTCAACATCCTGGACTGTTTACGAGCCATCAGTAAG GCCTTGCAGTTCGGGTGGCTCGATTTCTCCAAATTCGATGTTGAGGAGTATGAACATTACGag AGGGCAGAGAATGGAGACTTTAACTGGATCATTCCGGTGAAGTTTTTGGCCTTCAGTGGCCCTCATCCCAAGAGCAAAATTGAGAACG GATACCCTCTCCACGCCCCCGAGGCCTACTTCCCCTACTTCAGGAAGCACGGCGTCAGCACCGTCGTGCGGCTCAACAAGAAGATGTACGACTCGCGGCGGTTCACCGACACCGGGTTCGAGCACCACGACCTGTTCTTCGTGGACGGCAGCACGCCCACCGACGCCATCGTCAACCGCTTCATGAACATCTGCGAGAACGCGGAGGGGGCCGTCGCGGTGCACTGCAAGG CCGGCCTGGGCCGGACGGGCACGCTGATTGCCTGCTACATGATGAAGCACTACCGGCTGACCGCCGCCGAGGCCATCGCCTGGATCCGAATCTGCAGGCCCGGCTCCATCATCGGGCCCCAGCAGAACTACGTGGAGGA AAAACAAGCCGGCCTTTGGGCAGAAGGGGATCGCTATCGCGAGAAGATGGAGCAGGAGAACTGCCTGAACAAGATGGCCGTCACCAGGATCCTGTCCGGGGTGGACGACATCTCCATCAACGGGAGCAACAAGAACCGGACATCGGGGAGGCAGGAGGCTGAACAC TATAACGATGAGGACGAGAGGAACGGGGTGACGCAGGGGGATAAGCTTCGGGCCCTGAAGAGCAAGAGGCAGGCGCGGTCCTCCACCGGCTCCCTCAC ATTGGAAGAGAATAAAATTCATACCAGGTCTTCATCGCAGTCGCTACG GATCATCCTGCGGGGCTGCCAGGCGAAGTCGGCCAGCCTGCCCAAAAGCGCGGACGGGCGCAAGAGGACGCGATCGTCCCTGGGGAACACCGACCTGGACAG CAGACACCATGTGGTGCGGGGAAGGAAAACTCGATGCTCTTTGCAGTCGATTCGCTTTGCCCGACTATG TCACTCCATTCCTAAAGCCAGAGTGCCCCTTCTCCGGTGA
- the cdc14b gene encoding dual specificity protein phosphatase CDC14B isoform X5: MKRKTERRRPEARKKRCAAKREEAEPRSDIYIGITDQLYFAVLQQKVKSTPERHYFCIDEELSYENFYADFGPLNLAMFYRFCCKLTKKLKSFTLAKKKIIFYTCGDQKKQANAAYLIGSYAVMHLQKSPEEAYSLLVSRNATYLPFRDASFGTCMYNLNILDCLRAISKALQFGWLDFSKFDVEEYEHYERAENGDFNWIIPVKFLAFSGPHPKSKIENGYPLHAPEAYFPYFRKHGVSTVVRLNKKMYDSRRFTDTGFEHHDLFFVDGSTPTDAIVNRFMNICENAEGAVAVHCKAGLGRTGTLIACYMMKHYRLTAAEAIAWIRICRPGSIIGPQQNYVEEKQAGLWAEGDRYREKMEQENCLNKMAVTRILSGVDDISINGSNKNRTSGRQEAEHYNDEDERNGVTQGDKLRALKSKRQARSSTGSLTLEENKIHTRSSSQSLRIILRGCQAKSASLPKSADGRKRTRSSLGNTDLDRHHVVRGRKTRCSLQSIRFARLCHSIPKARVPLLR, translated from the exons ATCAACTCTATTTTGCCGTTCTCCAGCAGAAAGTGAAAAGCACACCAGAAAGGCATTACTTTTGTATCGACGAGGAACTCTCATATGAAAA TTTCTATGCAGACTTCGGTCCGCTCAACCTGGCGATGTTTTACCGCTTCTGCTGCAAGCTCACCAAGAAATTGAAG TCTTTCACccttgcaaagaaaaaaataatattctacACTTGCGGTGACCAGAAGAAGCAGGCAAATGCAGCATATCTGATTGGCTCCTATGCT GTGATGCACCTGCAGAAGTCTCCTGAGGAGGCGTACAGCCTGCTGGTGTCCCGAAATGCCACTTACCTGCCGTTCAG agATGCTTCGTTTGGAACTTGCATGTACAACCTCAACATCCTGGACTGTTTACGAGCCATCAGTAAG GCCTTGCAGTTCGGGTGGCTCGATTTCTCCAAATTCGATGTTGAGGAGTATGAACATTACGag AGGGCAGAGAATGGAGACTTTAACTGGATCATTCCGGTGAAGTTTTTGGCCTTCAGTGGCCCTCATCCCAAGAGCAAAATTGAGAACG GATACCCTCTCCACGCCCCCGAGGCCTACTTCCCCTACTTCAGGAAGCACGGCGTCAGCACCGTCGTGCGGCTCAACAAGAAGATGTACGACTCGCGGCGGTTCACCGACACCGGGTTCGAGCACCACGACCTGTTCTTCGTGGACGGCAGCACGCCCACCGACGCCATCGTCAACCGCTTCATGAACATCTGCGAGAACGCGGAGGGGGCCGTCGCGGTGCACTGCAAGG CCGGCCTGGGCCGGACGGGCACGCTGATTGCCTGCTACATGATGAAGCACTACCGGCTGACCGCCGCCGAGGCCATCGCCTGGATCCGAATCTGCAGGCCCGGCTCCATCATCGGGCCCCAGCAGAACTACGTGGAGGA AAAACAAGCCGGCCTTTGGGCAGAAGGGGATCGCTATCGCGAGAAGATGGAGCAGGAGAACTGCCTGAACAAGATGGCCGTCACCAGGATCCTGTCCGGGGTGGACGACATCTCCATCAACGGGAGCAACAAGAACCGGACATCGGGGAGGCAGGAGGCTGAACAC TATAACGATGAGGACGAGAGGAACGGGGTGACGCAGGGGGATAAGCTTCGGGCCCTGAAGAGCAAGAGGCAGGCGCGGTCCTCCACCGGCTCCCTCAC ATTGGAAGAGAATAAAATTCATACCAGGTCTTCATCGCAGTCGCTACG GATCATCCTGCGGGGCTGCCAGGCGAAGTCGGCCAGCCTGCCCAAAAGCGCGGACGGGCGCAAGAGGACGCGATCGTCCCTGGGGAACACCGACCTGGACAG ACACCATGTGGTGCGGGGAAGGAAAACTCGATGCTCTTTGCAGTCGATTCGCTTTGCCCGACTATG TCACTCCATTCCTAAAGCCAGAGTGCCCCTTCTCCGGTGA
- the LOC118237335 gene encoding intracellular hyaluronan-binding protein 4-like has product MHQDSFGCAVTNRFDQLLDDEADPFDILREAELQKQKKKKKEDLKKANAAKQGKKESQKDRKVPNTGDGGVGHIRNNSGWKRSSRGGHAQNENSGVVATEREERRAVFRERRPNQMVAPQQFPADAPQARWDRGGRRREWGRGRGQGYPGNSDGFVQGARKEFVHREQSDRVTRAADGERGAAKEDQEAVEPEGQPRAEGEAAEAEAAEEEAAPDVAMEMSLDQWKALQEQSRPKEELKLRKVDASVPSKAVVIHKSKNLEGKGVIEEYEDAYVFRRPANDITTTLAFNFGSLPRPGRGGRGGRGGQGGRGRGRGRGQGQTERALTPPPPPPPPPPQAEVVLAPDPDDPDDFPALG; this is encoded by the exons ATGCATCAGGACAGTTTCGGTTGCGCTGTGACCAACCGCTTCGACCAGCTTCTGGACGACGAGGCTGACCCGTTTGACATCCTCCGGGAGGCCGAGCTGCagaagcagaaaaagaaaaagaaagaggaccTCAAGAAAGCCAACGCGGCGAAACAAGGGAAGAAGGAGTCACAGAAAGACAGGAAGGTTCCTAACACTGGCGATGGAGGTGTCGGTCACATAAGAAACAATTCTG GGTGGAAGCGATCGTCTCGTGGAGGACACGCTCAGAACGAGAACAGCGGCGTGGTGGCGACCGAGCGGGAGGAGAGGCGCGCGGTCTTCCGCGAGCGCAGGCCCAATCAGATGGTAGCCCCTCAGCAATTCCCCGCCGACGC ACCACAGGCTCGATGGGACAGGGGCGGTAGGCGACGTGAATGGGGCCGAGGAAGGGGGCAGGGGTACCCCGGGAATTCGGACGGCTTTGTCCAAGGGGCCAGGAAGGAGTTTGTCCATCGTGAGCAATC GGACCGGGTGACCCGGGCGGCCGACGGCGAACGCGGTGCTGCCAAAGAGGACCAGGAGGCTGTGGAGCCAGAGGGCCAGCCCCG AGCGGAAGGGGAGGCGGCCGAGGCAGAGGCGGCCGAAGAGGAGGCGGCCCCAGACGTTGCCATGGAGATGTCCCTGGACCAATGGAAGGCCCTGCAGGAGCAGAGCCGACCGAAGGAGGAGCTGAAGTTGCGTAAGGTGGACGCGAGCGTGCCCTCCAAGGCCGTGGTCATCCACAAGTCCAAGAACCTGGAG GGGAAGGGGGTCATTGAGGAGTACGAGGACGCCTACGTCTTCCGCCGACCGGCCAATGACATCACGACCACGCTGGCCTTCAATTTCGGCAGCCTGCCACGCCCGGGGCGGGGCGGCAGAGGCGGGCGTGGTGGCCAgggcgggcgggggcgtggGCGGGGGCGTGGGCAGGGGCAGACGGAGAGAGCCTTgacgcccccaccaccaccaccaccaccaccaccacaggcTGAAGTG GTCCTGGCCCCAGACCCTGATGACCCCGACGACTTCCCTGCCCTGGGGTGA